One Granulicella sp. 5B5 DNA window includes the following coding sequences:
- a CDS encoding PHP domain-containing protein has translation MENITIARLLDETAALLEIDGGDAFRIRSYRRAAEAVEQQTTQLATLAGPDADPKALLAIPGIGKGMAQNIRDLVATGTMPLREELLTKYRATMLELLRLPGMGPKTVALVYSALQVTNLDELEEAAKRGGLLPLPRMGQKFTDKLLKGIEDYRKNSSRFRIDVAKEFAERISRLIFAFEGIETITPAGSLRRGRETCGDLDLLVTGPACEPEVVAAAVEHVAGLPLIDKLLAKGQNKVSFTLRNNLQVDVRLLPRASYGAALQYFTGSKMHNVALRQRAIKRGMTLSEYALLRLEDNAIVAAATEAEIYNALELEYIPPEMRENRGEIEAAAAHTLPKLIERADIRGDLHMHTTESDGSNSIREMAEGAIARGLEYIAITDHSKALAMANGMDDKRALAHAKRIRAVSAELAEEFAAGRGPQWARYEQQLREAVEPVKPTVPFRILAGVEVDILLDGRLDLEDETLAQLDIVVASVHSGFNQTAEEVTARVMRAAENPQVHILGHPTGRKVLEREPYKIDLSVLLPAAAKLGVAVEHNAAPARSDLSDLNMRLAQEQGCKLVVNTDAHSVAGLDQIEFGIVQLKRAWLTAADLLNTLPVEKLVASLRRLR, from the coding sequence CGCCGGGCTGCCGAAGCAGTGGAGCAGCAGACGACGCAACTGGCGACGCTGGCTGGGCCAGATGCCGACCCGAAGGCACTGCTGGCTATTCCGGGGATCGGCAAGGGGATGGCGCAGAACATCCGCGACCTGGTGGCGACGGGGACGATGCCTCTGCGTGAGGAGCTGCTGACGAAGTACAGGGCAACGATGCTGGAGCTGCTGCGGCTGCCGGGGATGGGCCCGAAGACGGTGGCGCTGGTATATAGCGCTCTGCAGGTAACGAACCTGGATGAGCTGGAAGAGGCGGCCAAGCGCGGCGGCCTGCTGCCGCTTCCGCGCATGGGGCAGAAGTTTACGGACAAGCTGCTGAAGGGGATCGAGGACTATCGGAAGAACTCGTCGCGGTTTCGGATTGATGTGGCAAAGGAGTTTGCGGAGCGAATCAGCCGGCTGATCTTTGCGTTTGAGGGGATTGAGACGATTACGCCGGCGGGGTCTCTGCGGCGCGGACGCGAGACGTGTGGCGACCTGGACTTGCTGGTGACCGGGCCGGCGTGTGAGCCGGAGGTGGTGGCTGCTGCGGTGGAACATGTGGCTGGGTTGCCGCTGATCGACAAGCTGCTAGCCAAGGGGCAGAACAAGGTGAGCTTTACGCTGCGCAACAACCTGCAGGTGGATGTGCGGCTGCTGCCGCGAGCCAGCTACGGGGCGGCGCTGCAGTACTTCACGGGGTCGAAGATGCACAACGTGGCGCTGCGGCAGCGGGCGATCAAGCGCGGCATGACGCTGAGCGAGTATGCGCTGCTGCGGCTGGAGGACAACGCCATCGTTGCCGCCGCGACCGAGGCGGAGATCTATAACGCGCTGGAGCTGGAGTACATTCCGCCGGAGATGCGGGAGAACCGTGGCGAGATTGAGGCTGCTGCGGCGCATACTCTGCCGAAGCTGATCGAGCGCGCCGACATTCGCGGCGACCTGCATATGCACACGACCGAGAGCGATGGGTCGAACTCGATCCGCGAGATGGCGGAAGGGGCGATTGCGCGGGGGCTGGAGTACATCGCGATCACGGACCACTCGAAGGCGCTGGCGATGGCCAATGGCATGGACGATAAGCGGGCGCTGGCGCACGCGAAGCGCATCCGCGCGGTGAGCGCGGAACTGGCCGAGGAGTTTGCCGCCGGGCGCGGGCCACAGTGGGCCCGCTATGAGCAGCAGCTTCGTGAGGCTGTGGAGCCGGTGAAGCCGACGGTTCCCTTCCGTATCCTCGCCGGGGTGGAGGTGGACATCCTGCTGGATGGGAGGCTGGATCTGGAGGACGAGACGCTGGCGCAACTGGATATCGTAGTGGCGAGCGTGCACTCGGGGTTCAACCAGACGGCCGAGGAGGTGACAGCGAGGGTGATGCGCGCGGCGGAGAACCCGCAGGTACACATCCTGGGGCACCCGACGGGGCGCAAAGTGCTGGAGCGCGAGCCGTACAAGATCGACCTGAGCGTGTTGCTGCCCGCCGCGGCGAAGCTGGGTGTGGCGGTGGAGCACAACGCGGCCCCGGCACGCTCCGACCTGAGCGACCTGAATATGCGGCTGGCGCAGGAGCAGGGGTGCAAGCTGGTGGTGAACACGGACGCCCACTCCGTGGCGGGGTTGGATCAGATTGAGTTCGGGATAGTGCAGCTGAAGAGGGCCTGGCTGACGGCAGCAGACCTGCTGAACACCCTGCCGGTGGAGAAATTGGTCGCCAGCCTGCGCCGCCTTCGGTAA